A genomic window from Longimicrobium sp. includes:
- a CDS encoding NAD(P)-dependent oxidoreductase → MRVLLMYPPSPAHRAALEEAAPGVEIRVASSAEDAARHIAGADAVLGNRYFLQSLPRARRLRWMQSNSMGMDLVLSAGELLDGVAVTSVRGVYDDEVAEHALALALALLRDLHRLRDDQRERRWTRRPLARLSESRALVLGWGGVGVGIARRLAALGVRVEGVRRSHRGAAAGDSTGFPVWGPDRWRDRLPHAELLFLALPLTPDTRCLVGRAELAALPHHARVINVGRGGTIDQAALLEALAAGRLGGAALDVLEEEPPSPDFAGWAEPRLIVTPHVARSMELPPHRWEPLFVENLRRFAAGEPLCNVVSRELGY, encoded by the coding sequence ATGAGGGTGCTGCTGATGTACCCGCCGTCGCCGGCGCACCGCGCGGCGCTGGAGGAGGCGGCTCCCGGGGTGGAGATCCGCGTCGCGTCCTCCGCCGAGGACGCGGCGCGCCACATCGCCGGCGCGGATGCGGTGCTTGGCAACCGCTACTTCCTCCAGTCGCTCCCCCGCGCGCGCCGCCTGCGCTGGATGCAGTCCAACTCCATGGGAATGGATCTGGTGCTCTCCGCGGGCGAGCTGCTGGACGGGGTGGCCGTGACCAGCGTCCGCGGCGTCTACGACGACGAGGTGGCGGAGCACGCGCTGGCGCTCGCGCTGGCCCTCCTGCGCGATCTGCACCGCCTTCGCGACGATCAGCGCGAGCGGAGGTGGACGCGCCGCCCACTGGCCCGGCTCTCGGAGAGCCGGGCGCTCGTGCTGGGGTGGGGTGGGGTGGGGGTCGGGATCGCGCGCCGGCTGGCCGCCCTGGGCGTCCGGGTGGAGGGGGTGCGACGGAGCCATCGCGGCGCGGCCGCGGGGGACTCCACGGGCTTCCCGGTCTGGGGCCCCGACCGCTGGCGCGACCGGCTGCCCCACGCGGAGCTCCTCTTCCTGGCGCTCCCCCTCACGCCGGACACCCGCTGCCTGGTGGGGCGCGCGGAGCTGGCGGCGCTCCCGCATCATGCGCGGGTGATCAACGTGGGGCGCGGTGGGACCATCGACCAGGCGGCGCTCCTGGAGGCGCTGGCGGCGGGCCGGCTCGGCGGCGCCGCCCTGGACGTGCTGGAAGAGGAGCCGCCCTCACCGGACTTCGCGGGGTGGGCGGAGCCACGGCTGATCGTGACGCCCCACGTGGCGCGCAGCATGGAGCTTCCCCCACACCGCTGGGAGCCTCTCTTCGTGGAGAACCTCCGGCGGTTCGCGGCGGGCGAGCCCCTGTGCAACGTGGTGAGCCGCGAATTGGGCTACTGA
- a CDS encoding aldolase/citrate lyase family protein has translation MRDFGLLLFSNRPEFASRSVAAGAAGIIVDWEHLGKATRQLDRDTEINRHTAADLRRIRACTDAPVICRVNGDHARREEEVEEAVAGGADEILLPMVRAEAEVEEVLGQVAGRCRVGILVETVDAVERAPRLARLPLSRVYVGLNDLHIERGTPSIFTSLADGTVERVLRCFRVPYGFGGLTLPDRGNPIPSRLLMGEMIRLGCRFSFLRRSFHADVADPATGIPRIQAALTAMRSRDPEAVARDRELLLGAVGALDAPARRLA, from the coding sequence CTGCTCTTCTCCAACCGGCCCGAGTTCGCGAGCCGCTCCGTGGCCGCGGGGGCGGCCGGGATCATCGTGGACTGGGAGCACCTGGGGAAGGCCACGCGCCAGCTCGACCGCGACACGGAGATCAACCGCCACACCGCGGCGGACCTCCGCCGGATCCGGGCATGCACCGACGCCCCGGTGATCTGCCGCGTCAACGGCGACCATGCGCGGCGGGAGGAGGAGGTAGAGGAGGCGGTGGCCGGAGGCGCGGACGAGATCCTGCTGCCCATGGTGCGAGCGGAGGCGGAGGTGGAGGAAGTGCTCGGCCAGGTGGCGGGGCGCTGCCGGGTGGGGATTCTCGTGGAGACCGTGGACGCGGTCGAGCGGGCGCCGCGGCTCGCGCGGCTGCCGCTCTCCCGCGTGTACGTGGGGCTGAACGACCTGCACATCGAGCGGGGCACCCCCAGCATCTTCACCTCGCTCGCGGACGGAACGGTGGAGCGCGTGCTCCGCTGCTTCCGGGTGCCTTACGGCTTCGGCGGCCTCACCCTGCCGGACCGGGGGAACCCGATCCCCTCCCGCCTCCTGATGGGGGAGATGATCCGGCTCGGCTGCCGGTTCAGCTTCCTGCGGCGCTCCTTCCATGCCGACGTCGCGGATCCCGCCACGGGGATCCCGCGCATCCAGGCAGCCCTCACGGCGATGCGGAGCCGGGATCCCGAAGCGGTGGCCCGCGACCGGGAGCTGCTGCTGGGGGCGGTTGGTGCACTGGACGCGCCCGCTCGCCGGCTGGCATGA